A single Limanda limanda chromosome 19, fLimLim1.1, whole genome shotgun sequence DNA region contains:
- the edn2 gene encoding endothelin-2, translating into MGMDSFVCKTLMTLTIICITLQHGCGHPLSERAELPAQAPHSQHVRTKRCSCNSWDDKECIYFCHLDIIWVNTPSKLLPYGLGSPPSRRRRSTDRCKCSNSSDNTCTSFCHNSSQNPSTDVLGSSVKSGNSNTLLQSFRSVVKSNMAIAKVVSSNKSIALLKMLKCRTKR; encoded by the exons ATGGGGATGGATTCGTTTGTGTGCAAGACCCTGATGACTTTAACCATCATCTGCATCACTCTGCAACATG gTTGTGGACACCCCTTATCAGAGCGGGCAGAGCTGCCAGCTCAGGCTCCACATTCACAGCATGTCAGGACCAAACGCTGCTCCTGTAACAGCTGGGATGATAAAGAATGCATCTACTTCTGCCACCTGGATATTATCTGGGTCAACACGCCAAG TAAACTGCTTCCCTATGGATTGGGAAGTCCCCCGTCTCGCCGCCGCCGTTCAACTGACCGTTGCAAGTGCAGCAACTCCTCGGATAACACTTGCACCAGTTTCTGTCATAACAG CTCTCAGAACCCAAGCACTGATGTTTTGGGGTCCTCAGTAAAATCTGGAAACAGCAACACACTACTGCAATCCTTCAG ATCTGTGGTCAAGTCCAACATGGCCATCGCAAAAGTAGTGTCATCAAACAAGAGCATAGCTTTACTCAAAATGCTCAAGTGTAGAACGAAGAGATAG